A single Danio rerio strain Tuebingen ecotype United States chromosome 17, GRCz12tu, whole genome shotgun sequence DNA region contains:
- the ccdc28a gene encoding coiled-coil domain-containing protein 28A isoform X2 produces the protein MEEKSKKRKSPKPSSNQLPPSVPARKTTSRSFGVGGIGTHSSQRAKNRRGARDKPRPQSQSGKSNQSSHIQHSFLTDVSDVQEMEKGLLSLLNDFHSGKLQAFGNECSIDQMEHVREMQETLARLHFDLYGEVDELPEDQRKSAYDTNMDKLLLNLEELSSSIQKLNLADTQDVPRTSSI, from the exons ATGGAGGAAAAGAGTAAGAAACGTAAAAGCCCAAAACCGTCATCCAACCAGCTGCCTCCCTCAGTCCCTGCACGAAAAACTACATCCAGATCATTCGGTGTTGGTGGGATAGGCACACACTCCAGTCAGAGGGCAAAGAATCGCAG GGGAGCACGAGACAAACCAAGGCCCCAGAGTCAGTCGGGTAAGAGTAACCAGTCAAGCCACATCCAGCACTCGTTTCTCACAGATGTCTCTGATGTTCAGGAGATGGAAAAGGGTCTGCTCAGCCTCCTAAATGACTTCCACTCTGGAAAATTACAAGCTTTTG GCAACGAGTGCTCTATTGATCAAATGGAGCATGTGCGAGAAATGCAGGAAACGCTGGCTCGTCTTCACTTTGACCTGTATGGAGAAGTGGATGAGCTGCCAGAAGACCAGAGAAAGTCTGCTTATGACACCAACATGGATAAACTGTTATTGAAC CTTGAAGAGTTGAGCTCCTCAAT ACAAAAGCTAAACCTTGCTGACACTCAAGATGTCCCCAGAACGTCCAGCATATAA
- the ccdc28a gene encoding coiled-coil domain-containing protein 28A isoform X1: MSHDAEPIVQVLPPTPEGQSPVPDNLNDTMEEKSKKRKSPKPSSNQLPPSVPARKTTSRSFGVGGIGTHSSQRAKNRRGARDKPRPQSQSGKSNQSSHIQHSFLTDVSDVQEMEKGLLSLLNDFHSGKLQAFGNECSIDQMEHVREMQETLARLHFDLYGEVDELPEDQRKSAYDTNMDKLLLNLEELSSSIQKLNLADTQDVPRTSSI; the protein is encoded by the exons ATGTCTCATGACGCTGAACCCATTGTTCAGGTTTTACCCCCAACGCCAGAAGGACAGAGCCCAGTTCCAG ATAATTTGAACGACACGATGGAGGAAAAGAGTAAGAAACGTAAAAGCCCAAAACCGTCATCCAACCAGCTGCCTCCCTCAGTCCCTGCACGAAAAACTACATCCAGATCATTCGGTGTTGGTGGGATAGGCACACACTCCAGTCAGAGGGCAAAGAATCGCAG GGGAGCACGAGACAAACCAAGGCCCCAGAGTCAGTCGGGTAAGAGTAACCAGTCAAGCCACATCCAGCACTCGTTTCTCACAGATGTCTCTGATGTTCAGGAGATGGAAAAGGGTCTGCTCAGCCTCCTAAATGACTTCCACTCTGGAAAATTACAAGCTTTTG GCAACGAGTGCTCTATTGATCAAATGGAGCATGTGCGAGAAATGCAGGAAACGCTGGCTCGTCTTCACTTTGACCTGTATGGAGAAGTGGATGAGCTGCCAGAAGACCAGAGAAAGTCTGCTTATGACACCAACATGGATAAACTGTTATTGAAC CTTGAAGAGTTGAGCTCCTCAAT ACAAAAGCTAAACCTTGCTGACACTCAAGATGTCCCCAGAACGTCCAGCATATAA
- the ccdc28a gene encoding coiled-coil domain-containing protein 28A (The RefSeq protein has 1 substitution compared to this genomic sequence) has product MEEKSKKHKSPKPSSNQLPPSVPARKTTSRSFGVGGIGTHSSQRAKNRRGARDKPRPQSQSGKSNQSSHIQHSFLTDVSDVQEMEKGLLSLLNDFHSGKLQAFGNECSIDQMEHVREMQETLARLHFDLYGEVDELPEDQRKSAYDTNMDKLLLNLEELSSSIQKLNLADTQDVPRTSSI; this is encoded by the exons ATGGAGGAAAAGAGTAAGAAACGTAAAAGCCCAAAACCGTCATCCAACCAGCTGCCTCCCTCAGTCCCTGCACGAAAAACTACATCCAGATCATTCGGTGTTGGTGGGATAGGCACACACTCCAGTCAGAGGGCAAAGAATCGCAG GGGAGCACGAGACAAACCAAGGCCCCAGAGTCAGTCGGGTAAGAGTAACCAGTCAAGCCACATCCAGCACTCGTTTCTCACAGATGTCTCTGATGTTCAGGAGATGGAAAAGGGTCTGCTCAGCCTCCTAAATGACTTCCACTCTGGAAAATTACAAGCTTTTG GCAACGAGTGCTCTATTGATCAAATGGAGCATGTGCGAGAAATGCAGGAAACGCTGGCTCGTCTTCACTTTGACCTGTATGGAGAAGTGGATGAGCTGCCAGAAGACCAGAGAAAGTCTGCTTATGACACCAACATGGATAAACTGTTATTGAAC CTTGAAGAGTTGAGCTCCTCAAT ACAAAAGCTAAACCTTGCTGACACTCAAGATGTCCCCAGAACGTCCAGCATATAA